GCGTCTGTGGGTGACGGTATACGAAACGGACGACGAAGCGTACGAAATCTGGGAAAAAGAAGTGGGCGTGCCGCGCGAGCGCATTATCCGCATCGGCGATAATAAAGGTGCCGCTTACGCCTCCGACAACTTCTGGCAGATGGGCGATACCGGTCCGTGCGGCCCATGCACCGAGATTTTCTACGATCACGGCGACCATATCTGGGGTGGCCCTCCGGGCAGCCCGGAAGAAGACGGCGACCGCTATATCGAAATCTGGAACATCGTCTTTATGCAGTTCAACCGCCAGGCTGATGGCACCATGGAACCGCTGCCGAAGCCGTCCGTGGATACCGGTATGGGCCTGGAACGCGTTGCCGCAGTGCTGCAACATGTGAATTCCAACTATGAAATCGACCTGTTCGCGAAGCTGATTCAGGCGGTGGCAAACGTGACCGGCGCGACCGATTTGGGTAACAAATCCCTGCGCGTAATCGCTGACCACATCCGTTCCTGTGCCTTCCTGATCGCCGATGGCGTCATTCCGTCGAACGAAAACCGTGGCTATGTGCTGCGTCGTATCATTCGTCGTGCGATTCGCCATGGCAACATGCTGGGCGCGAAGGACACCTTCTTCTATAAGCTGGTTGGCCCGCTGATCGCGGTGATGGGTTCCGCCGGGAAAGATCTGCAACGCCAGCAGGCTCAGGTTGAGCAGGTTCTGAAAACCGAAGAAGAGCAGTTTGCACGTACGCTGGAGCGCGGTCTGGCGCTGCTGGACGAAGAGCTGGCAAAACTGAAAGGCGATACGCTGGACGGCGAGACCGCTTTCCGCCTGTACGACACTTATGGCTTCCCAGTGGATTTAACCGCCGATGTCTGTCGTGAGCGTAACCTGAAAGTTGACGAAGCAGGTTTTGAAGCCGCGATGGAAGAGCAACGCCGTCGCGCACGCGAATCCAGCGGTTTCGGCGCAGATTACAACGCAATGATCCGCGTTGATGGCGCGTCAGAATTTAAAGGCTATGACCATCTGGAACTGAACGGCAAAGTGACTGCGCTGTTTGTCGACGGTAAGTCAGTGAATGTGATTGCCGCAGGTCAGGAAGCGGTGGTTGTTCTCGATGAGACGCCGTTCTACGCCGAGTCTGGCGGCCAGGTGGGCGACAAAGGCGAACTGAAAGGTAATGGCTTTGCCTTTGCCGTACAGGATACGCAGAAATACGGTCAGGCGATTGGTCATCTCGGTAAGCTGAATAGCGGTTCGCTGAAAGTCGGCGACGGCGTGAAAGCGGAAGTTGATGAAGCGCGTCGTGCGCGTATTCGCCTCAACCACTCTGCAACACACCTGATGCATGCCGCGCTGCGCGATGTGCTCGGTACGCATGTGGCGCAGAAAGGCTCTCTGGTGAACGACAAAGCGCTGCGCTTTGACTTCTCCCATTTTGAAGCCATGAAACCATCGGAAATCCGTGCGGTAGAAGATCTGGTGAACGCGCAAATTCGCCGTAACCTGCCAATCGAAACCAACATCATGGATCTGGAAGCAGCAAAAGCGAATGGTGCAATGGCGCTGTTTGGCGAGAAATACGAAGATCGCGTGCGCGTGCTGCGCATGGGTGATTTCTCGACTGAGCTCTGCGGTGGCACACATGCTTCCCGCACCGGTGATATCGGTCTGTTCCGCATTGTGTCTGAGTCTGGCACAGCGGCGGGCGTGCGCCGTATTGAAGCGGTAACCGGTGAAAGCGCGATTGCCAGCCTGCATGCGCAGAGTGACCAGTTGCATGATGTCGCGCAGTTGCTGAAAGGCGATAGCCAGAACCTCGGCGATAAAGTGCGTACTGTTATTGAACGTACTCGCCAGCTGGAAAAAGAGTTGCAGCAGCTTAAAGAGCAGGCCGCGGCGCAGGAGAGCGCTAGCCTGTCCGGTAAAGCTATCGATCTTAACGGCGTAAAACTGCTGGTTAGCGAACTGGCCGGCGTCGAGCCGAAAATGCTGCGTACCATGGTAGACGATCTGAAAAACCAACTGGGTGCTTCAGTGATTGTGCTTGCCACCGTGGCGGAAGGAAAAGTTTCCCTGATTGCGGGTGTGTCGAAGGATGTGACCGACCGTGTGAAAGCAGGGGAATTGATTGGTATGGTTGCCCAGCAGGTCGGGGGTAAAGGTGGCGGACGTCCGGATATGGCGCAAGCCGGCGGTACTGATGTAGCCGCACTGCCTGCCGCTCTCGCCAGTGTAAAAGACTGGGTAAGCGCTAAACTGTCATAATTACAAAGCGAAAGCAGACGGCATAACCTTGCGGTTATGGCGTTGTTGCCACTACGCTATTGATAACGATAAAGTCAGGTTGAAGTCTTGTATATCGGCTAAACTTAGGTTTAACAGAATGTAATGCCGTGACTGCTTACACTTAGGTGTTTGTCATCGCTTACTTTTTGGCGTTATATGATGGATAATGCCGGGATACAGAGAGACCCGACTCTTTTAATCTTTCAAGGAGCAAAGAATGCTGATTCTGACTCGTCGAGTT
This genomic interval from Kosakonia sacchari SP1 contains the following:
- the alaS gene encoding alanine--tRNA ligase is translated as MSKSTAEIRQAFLDFFHSKGHQVVASSSLVPNNDPTLLFTNAGMNQFKDVFLGLDKRNYSRATTAQRCVRAGGKHNDLENVGYTARHHTFFEMLGNFSFGDYFKHDAIQYAWELLTGENWFNLPKERLWVTVYETDDEAYEIWEKEVGVPRERIIRIGDNKGAAYASDNFWQMGDTGPCGPCTEIFYDHGDHIWGGPPGSPEEDGDRYIEIWNIVFMQFNRQADGTMEPLPKPSVDTGMGLERVAAVLQHVNSNYEIDLFAKLIQAVANVTGATDLGNKSLRVIADHIRSCAFLIADGVIPSNENRGYVLRRIIRRAIRHGNMLGAKDTFFYKLVGPLIAVMGSAGKDLQRQQAQVEQVLKTEEEQFARTLERGLALLDEELAKLKGDTLDGETAFRLYDTYGFPVDLTADVCRERNLKVDEAGFEAAMEEQRRRARESSGFGADYNAMIRVDGASEFKGYDHLELNGKVTALFVDGKSVNVIAAGQEAVVVLDETPFYAESGGQVGDKGELKGNGFAFAVQDTQKYGQAIGHLGKLNSGSLKVGDGVKAEVDEARRARIRLNHSATHLMHAALRDVLGTHVAQKGSLVNDKALRFDFSHFEAMKPSEIRAVEDLVNAQIRRNLPIETNIMDLEAAKANGAMALFGEKYEDRVRVLRMGDFSTELCGGTHASRTGDIGLFRIVSESGTAAGVRRIEAVTGESAIASLHAQSDQLHDVAQLLKGDSQNLGDKVRTVIERTRQLEKELQQLKEQAAAQESASLSGKAIDLNGVKLLVSELAGVEPKMLRTMVDDLKNQLGASVIVLATVAEGKVSLIAGVSKDVTDRVKAGELIGMVAQQVGGKGGGRPDMAQAGGTDVAALPAALASVKDWVSAKLS